Proteins encoded by one window of Maliibacterium massiliense:
- a CDS encoding polysaccharide deacetylase family protein, whose translation MHIWVLEGKKVRRVCAWVLAALLCLLAGVGIAMWRMRAYSAPVGAMDVSAGDADESGGIRLPILMYHSVLKDNRRGGKFIVSPDVFEKDLVYLREHGYQSVVMADLIAYVEQGTPLPEKPVVITLDDGYLNNMAYVLPLLEKHDMRAVVSVVGSYTDKFSETEDINLNYAHMTWEDLRKVQATGRIEIQNHSYGFHSQNGRNGSMRKRGESAEAYRTLFEQDTQRMQEALFAKSGITATTYTYPFGAISEETTDYLRAMGFKASLICYEKVNLITRDPACLFRLGRFNRANGAATEKFMKHLEEKAKQW comes from the coding sequence ATGCACATCTGGGTGCTGGAGGGCAAAAAGGTGCGGCGGGTTTGCGCCTGGGTGCTGGCGGCGCTGCTCTGCCTGCTTGCGGGCGTGGGCATCGCCATGTGGCGCATGCGCGCCTACAGCGCGCCGGTGGGCGCGATGGACGTAAGCGCCGGCGACGCGGACGAGTCGGGCGGCATCCGCCTGCCCATATTGATGTACCACAGCGTGCTGAAGGATAACAGGCGTGGGGGCAAGTTCATCGTCTCACCGGACGTGTTTGAAAAGGATCTTGTCTACCTCAGGGAGCACGGCTACCAAAGCGTGGTTATGGCGGATTTGATCGCCTACGTGGAGCAGGGAACGCCCCTGCCCGAAAAGCCGGTGGTGATTACCCTGGACGACGGCTATCTCAACAACATGGCCTATGTGCTGCCCCTGCTCGAGAAGCACGATATGCGCGCGGTGGTATCGGTGGTAGGCAGCTACACGGATAAGTTTTCCGAGACGGAGGATATCAACCTTAACTACGCCCACATGACCTGGGAGGACCTGCGCAAGGTGCAGGCCACCGGCCGCATCGAGATACAGAACCACTCCTACGGCTTCCACAGTCAAAATGGACGCAACGGCAGCATGCGTAAACGGGGAGAGAGCGCCGAAGCCTATCGCACCCTCTTTGAGCAGGACACCCAAAGGATGCAGGAGGCGCTCTTTGCAAAGTCCGGCATCACAGCTACCACCTATACCTACCCCTTCGGCGCCATCAGCGAGGAGACCACCGACTATCTGCGCGCGATGGGCTTTAAGGCCTCGCTCATCTGCTATGAGAAGGTGAATTTGATCACGCGCGACCCCGCCTGCCTGTTCCGGTTGGGCCGCTTCAATCGGGCCAACGGCGCCGCCACGGAAAAGTTTATGAAGCATCTGGAGGAAAAGGCGAAGCAGTGGTGA
- a CDS encoding M23 family metallopeptidase, with protein sequence MFFVMRGKRILAVLLCCLVAAGAGVALLWHPADAQTAAPEVRYEQVMAILPAQGAAQDESQQGTQAPAPSQSAAPQQTPAPSPTPSEKKYIKWVEFNVPYEVLDQALKYDIQSHGQAVELHWIELMAYAAAKNGGSFKANKRSGEIEALVEKLQGGARMEDLTREMKYYPYYLEAYTSILAGFVGEYKIEAPDPNDEKRTIVKEAYGLKAFSPIAKGYGFGHYEDFGSARSYGYKRVHLGNDLMGSVGTPIIAVEGGTVEALGWNQYGGWRVGIRSDDTRRYYYYAHLRKDHPYPLTLKEGDRVEAGDVIGYLGMTGYSTKENVNNINEPHLHFGLQLIFDESQKEGTNQIWVDVYHLINLLQKNKSAVVKDEATKDYSRVYHFVK encoded by the coding sequence ATGTTTTTTGTGATGCGCGGCAAAAGAATACTGGCGGTGCTGCTCTGCTGCCTGGTGGCGGCGGGCGCAGGTGTTGCGCTGCTTTGGCATCCCGCAGATGCGCAAACAGCGGCGCCGGAGGTACGCTACGAGCAGGTGATGGCCATCCTGCCCGCCCAGGGGGCGGCGCAGGACGAGAGCCAGCAGGGCACGCAGGCGCCCGCGCCCTCCCAGAGCGCCGCGCCGCAGCAGACGCCCGCGCCCAGCCCCACCCCCTCGGAGAAGAAATACATCAAATGGGTGGAGTTCAACGTGCCCTACGAGGTGCTGGACCAGGCGCTCAAATACGATATCCAGAGCCACGGCCAGGCGGTGGAGCTCCACTGGATTGAGCTGATGGCCTACGCAGCGGCCAAAAACGGGGGCAGCTTTAAGGCAAACAAGCGCTCAGGTGAGATTGAGGCGCTGGTGGAAAAGCTGCAGGGCGGCGCGCGCATGGAGGACCTAACGCGCGAGATGAAGTATTACCCCTACTACCTGGAGGCGTACACCAGCATCCTTGCGGGGTTTGTGGGGGAGTACAAGATCGAGGCGCCCGACCCGAACGACGAGAAACGCACCATCGTCAAGGAGGCGTACGGCCTCAAGGCCTTTTCGCCCATCGCCAAGGGGTACGGCTTTGGGCATTACGAGGACTTCGGCTCGGCGCGCTCCTACGGCTACAAGCGTGTGCATCTGGGCAACGATCTGATGGGCAGCGTGGGCACGCCCATCATCGCGGTGGAGGGGGGCACTGTGGAGGCGCTGGGCTGGAACCAGTACGGCGGCTGGCGCGTGGGCATCCGCTCGGACGACACGCGCCGCTACTATTACTACGCCCACCTGCGCAAGGACCACCCCTACCCGCTGACGCTTAAGGAGGGGGACCGCGTGGAGGCGGGCGATGTGATCGGCTATCTGGGCATGACGGGCTACTCCACCAAGGAGAACGTCAACAACATCAACGAGCCCCACCTGCACTTTGGCCTGCAGCTGATCTTTGACGAGAGCCAGAAGGAGGGAACCAATCAGATTTGGGTGGACGTCTACCACCTGATCAACCTGCTGCAAAAGAACAAATCGGCCGTGGTGAAGGATGAGGCGACCAAGGACTACAGCCGCGTATACCACTTTGTCAAATAG
- a CDS encoding DeoR/GlpR family DNA-binding transcription regulator has protein sequence MRTKRIEQVEEYIIQHKTVTIDTLCEVFDVSKNTIRRDLDELAVRGTIKKIYGGVTANASKELLSFDERNITNMSAKLRIARRASEFVRDGDIVFIDSGTTPLGLVDCIKDRKGLSIFTNSLEVISRAIPYENLDVITLSGTLIRKTYSFAGLDAANVLRNYNITKCFMAATGISLQNGVTNSSPMECEVKKMAVQKSNHVYLLADHTKFDNVSLMTYCSVSDVHTVITDAVPPQKFMDYFKEHEIELIVAE, from the coding sequence ATGCGTACCAAGCGCATCGAGCAGGTGGAGGAATACATCATCCAGCACAAGACCGTCACGATCGACACGCTCTGCGAGGTGTTTGACGTCTCCAAAAACACCATCCGGCGCGATCTGGACGAGCTTGCAGTGCGCGGCACCATCAAAAAGATCTACGGCGGCGTGACGGCCAACGCCTCCAAGGAGCTGCTCTCCTTTGACGAGCGCAACATCACCAACATGAGCGCCAAGCTGCGCATCGCGCGGCGGGCCTCGGAGTTTGTGCGCGACGGGGACATTGTCTTTATCGACTCGGGCACCACGCCGCTGGGACTGGTGGACTGCATCAAGGACCGCAAGGGCCTGAGCATCTTCACCAACAGCCTGGAGGTGATCAGCCGCGCCATCCCCTACGAGAATCTGGACGTCATCACCTTAAGCGGCACCCTGATCCGCAAGACCTACTCCTTCGCGGGCTTGGACGCTGCCAACGTGCTGCGCAACTACAACATCACCAAGTGCTTCATGGCGGCCACCGGCATCTCGCTGCAGAACGGGGTGACCAATTCCTCGCCCATGGAGTGCGAGGTCAAGAAGATGGCGGTGCAAAAGAGCAACCACGTCTACCTGCTGGCCGACCACACCAAGTTTGACAACGTATCGCTGATGACCTACTGCAGCGTCAGTGACGTGCACACCGTCATCACCGACGCGGTGCCGCCGCAGAAGTTTATGGATTACTTCAAGGAACACGAGATCGAGCTGATCGTGGCGGAATAA
- a CDS encoding iron-containing alcohol dehydrogenase, translating into MGALFVMPHRIFSGENALEQSEPILTRYGKKALIVSDPVMTKLGNVAIIEQALDTMHIAHAVYDAIDAEPTDEMVSRGLEAYRDNGCDFLVAIGGGSALDCMKAIGAMATNPGEICDYMGKIIPNELPPMVAVPTTAGTGSEATQFTIINDTRRNIKMLLKGPSLIPRLAIVDPRFTLTAPPSVTAATGIDALTHAIEAYTSRAAQPLSDTFALSAVKRIFTYLPVAYKDGSDIEARKQMAIAALEAGIAFNNSSVTLVHGLSRPIGSLFHIPHGLANAMLLKDCLSFAKDGAQRRFARLCHEIRAARAKLDDHDSADACVTAVADLCRTLEVPTLAQYGVSRADFMHNMDKMAEDALQSGSPANTRKDVTKEDVLAIYRKLWED; encoded by the coding sequence ATGGGAGCGCTATTTGTCATGCCGCACCGCATCTTCAGCGGGGAGAACGCATTGGAGCAGAGTGAACCGATCCTGACGCGCTACGGGAAGAAGGCGCTGATCGTTTCCGATCCTGTGATGACAAAGCTGGGCAACGTCGCCATTATCGAGCAGGCGCTGGATACCATGCACATCGCCCACGCCGTCTACGACGCCATTGACGCCGAGCCCACAGACGAAATGGTGTCGAGGGGCCTGGAGGCGTACCGCGATAACGGATGCGATTTTCTGGTGGCCATCGGCGGGGGCAGCGCGCTGGATTGCATGAAGGCCATCGGCGCCATGGCCACCAATCCGGGCGAGATTTGCGATTATATGGGCAAAATCATCCCCAACGAGCTGCCCCCCATGGTGGCGGTACCTACCACGGCGGGCACGGGCTCGGAGGCGACCCAGTTCACCATCATCAACGATACCAGGCGCAACATTAAGATGCTGCTCAAGGGGCCCAGCCTGATCCCCCGCCTGGCCATCGTGGACCCCCGCTTCACGCTGACCGCGCCCCCGTCGGTCACCGCGGCCACCGGCATCGACGCGCTGACCCACGCCATCGAGGCGTATACCTCCAGGGCGGCCCAGCCGCTTTCGGACACCTTCGCGCTCTCGGCGGTCAAGCGCATCTTTACCTACCTGCCCGTTGCCTACAAGGACGGCAGCGACATCGAGGCACGCAAGCAGATGGCCATCGCCGCACTGGAGGCGGGCATCGCGTTTAACAACTCCTCGGTGACGCTGGTGCACGGCCTGTCGCGCCCCATCGGCTCGCTGTTCCATATTCCCCACGGCCTGGCAAACGCCATGCTGCTGAAGGACTGCCTGTCCTTTGCCAAGGATGGCGCGCAGCGCCGCTTCGCCCGCCTATGCCATGAGATTCGCGCCGCGCGCGCCAAGCTGGACGACCACGACTCAGCCGATGCCTGCGTCACCGCCGTGGCGGATCTGTGCCGCACGCTCGAGGTGCCCACGCTTGCCCAGTACGGCGTCTCTCGCGCGGATTTCATGCACAATATGGACAAGATGGCCGAGGATGCGCTGCAGAGCGGCAGCCCAGCCAACACCCGTAAGGACGTCACCAAAGAGGACGTACTGGCCATCTACAGGAAGCTCTGGGAAGACTGA